A single region of the Pyxidicoccus trucidator genome encodes:
- a CDS encoding glycoside hydrolase family 15 protein — MALPLEDYALIGDTQSAALVGKDGSIDWLCWPRFDSDACFAALLGDPSHGRWLLAPAGGILKVTRRYRPGSLVLETDFETEDGVVRVVDCMPPRGREPDLVRVVYGLKGSVPMRMELIAHFGYGDRSPWVRFQDDHASARAGPDAVALRTSVPLRRQGPALTADFPVEPGARVPFVLSWHPSHEPPPPPLDALAAVDDTEAWWKQWSSRFASTGPWHEPVQRSLITLKALTYSPTGGIVAAPTTSLPVPSGGRPGDARFCWLHDATSALQALLDGGYVDEARAWRDWLVRAVAGEPEELQSPYGVAGERRFPEQELSWLPGYEGTRPVRIGQAARRGLRTEDVGEIMGCFHEAAHRGLAPSGDAWALQRAMLDHLEGPWLQPSAEGPSLTYSKVMAWVAVDRAMESAAHFGLDAPTERWKRLRADLHAEVCRDGFDSRRGTFTREYGGQGLDARLVRLARLGFLPATDARVRGTVEAVERGLGEGDFVRQDDSRGAGVSLVCSFWLADSLHLMARREEAHALFERLLRVRNDVGLLSEEYDPRQRRMAGHFPHTSSHVALVRAAMGLSWGTALER, encoded by the coding sequence ATGGCCCTTCCCCTGGAAGACTACGCCCTCATCGGTGACACCCAGAGCGCCGCCCTCGTCGGGAAGGACGGCTCCATCGACTGGCTGTGCTGGCCCCGCTTCGACTCGGACGCCTGCTTCGCCGCGCTGCTGGGAGACCCGTCCCACGGCCGGTGGCTGCTCGCGCCCGCCGGCGGCATCCTCAAGGTGACGCGCCGCTACCGCCCCGGCTCGCTGGTGCTGGAGACGGACTTCGAGACGGAGGACGGCGTGGTGCGCGTGGTGGACTGCATGCCCCCGCGCGGTCGCGAGCCGGACCTCGTCCGGGTGGTGTACGGGCTGAAGGGCTCCGTGCCCATGCGCATGGAGCTCATCGCCCACTTCGGCTACGGAGACCGCTCGCCCTGGGTGCGCTTCCAGGACGACCACGCCTCCGCCCGCGCGGGGCCGGACGCGGTGGCCCTGCGTACCTCCGTCCCGCTGCGCAGGCAGGGGCCCGCGCTCACCGCGGACTTCCCCGTGGAGCCGGGCGCGCGCGTGCCCTTCGTCCTCTCCTGGCACCCCTCGCACGAGCCGCCCCCACCCCCGCTGGACGCGCTGGCCGCCGTGGACGACACGGAGGCGTGGTGGAAGCAGTGGTCCTCGCGCTTCGCCTCCACCGGGCCGTGGCATGAGCCCGTCCAGCGCTCGCTCATCACCCTCAAGGCGCTCACCTACTCGCCCACCGGGGGCATCGTGGCGGCGCCCACCACGTCGCTGCCGGTGCCCTCCGGGGGTCGCCCCGGTGACGCGCGCTTCTGCTGGCTGCACGACGCGACGAGCGCGCTCCAGGCGCTGCTGGACGGAGGCTACGTGGACGAGGCCCGCGCGTGGCGCGACTGGCTGGTGCGCGCGGTGGCCGGCGAGCCGGAGGAGCTGCAGTCCCCCTACGGCGTGGCCGGAGAGCGCCGCTTCCCCGAGCAGGAGCTGTCCTGGCTGCCCGGCTATGAGGGCACGCGGCCGGTGCGCATCGGCCAGGCCGCGCGCCGGGGGCTGCGCACCGAGGATGTGGGCGAAATCATGGGCTGCTTCCACGAGGCCGCGCACCGGGGCCTGGCCCCCAGCGGGGATGCGTGGGCGCTACAGCGGGCCATGCTCGACCACCTGGAGGGGCCGTGGCTCCAGCCTTCGGCGGAGGGGCCGTCCCTCACATACTCCAAGGTGATGGCGTGGGTGGCGGTGGACCGGGCGATGGAGAGCGCCGCGCACTTCGGCCTGGACGCTCCGACGGAGCGCTGGAAGCGGCTGCGCGCGGACCTGCACGCGGAGGTGTGCCGCGACGGCTTCGACTCGCGCCGTGGCACCTTCACCCGGGAGTACGGCGGCCAGGGACTGGACGCGCGGCTGGTGCGCCTGGCGCGGCTGGGCTTCCTGCCCGCGACCGACGCGCGCGTGCGCGGCACGGTGGAGGCGGTGGAGCGTGGGCTGGGCGAGGGAGACTTCGTGCGCCAGGACGACTCGCGCGGCGCGGGGGTGTCACTGGTGTGCAGCTTCTGGCTGGCGGACAGCCTGCACCTGATGGCGCGGCGCGAGGAAGCGCACGCGCTCTTCGAGCGGCTGCTGCGCGTGCGCAACGACGTGGGCCTGCTGTCCGAGGAGTATGACCCGCGCCAGCGCCGCATGGCCGGCCACTTCCCCCATACCTCCAGCCACGTGGCCCTGGTGCGGGCCGCCATGGGCTTGTCGTGGGGCACGGCGCTGGAGAGGTAG
- a CDS encoding CAP domain-containing protein, whose product MAPSSRLLRWSALLLLTPLLGCSQGTRSGKRQAAPQRQTATASRGKTPVSAETRPTLPAPKDLARDMVAAHNQARAQAKPTPKSALPPLTWSDEAARKAASWAKECRFEHNPNRGDFGENLAAATPNTWTTPEVVKSWADEADDYDYTRNTCKKGKVCGHYTQVVWRTTGAVGCATVMCNKNSPFGAQFPTWQNWVCNYAPPGNWVGKRPY is encoded by the coding sequence ATGGCTCCGTCTTCGCGATTGCTCCGCTGGTCCGCCCTGCTCCTCCTGACGCCGCTGCTGGGCTGTAGCCAGGGGACGCGGAGCGGAAAGCGACAGGCGGCGCCCCAGCGGCAGACGGCGACGGCCTCGCGGGGGAAGACGCCGGTGAGCGCGGAGACCCGGCCGACGCTGCCCGCGCCCAAGGACCTGGCTCGGGACATGGTGGCCGCGCACAACCAGGCCCGCGCCCAGGCGAAGCCCACGCCGAAGTCCGCGCTGCCGCCCCTCACCTGGTCCGACGAGGCCGCGCGCAAGGCCGCGTCCTGGGCGAAGGAGTGCAGGTTCGAGCACAACCCCAACCGGGGCGACTTCGGGGAGAACCTCGCCGCCGCCACGCCCAACACCTGGACGACGCCCGAGGTGGTGAAGAGCTGGGCGGACGAGGCCGACGACTACGACTACACGCGCAACACCTGCAAGAAGGGCAAGGTGTGCGGCCACTACACGCAGGTGGTGTGGCGGACGACGGGCGCCGTCGGATGCGCCACGGTGATGTGCAACAAGAACTCGCCCTTCGGCGCGCAGTTCCCCACGTGGCAGAACTGGGTGTGCAACTACGCGCCCCCGGGCAACTGGGTGGGCAAGCGCCCCTATTGA
- a CDS encoding alpha/beta hydrolase family protein — translation MLRTGVRVVVGLCLLPWSGFGQADGSTAARLAGGPVDAGVAAPLPGGALPFAGGWLRPDGGLVSAGHDEAAPFLMDFASRRRWRLEPREAGAWGLAGSQPPASVTPTARGTRLALSEGGASASTVELRPLPLRTEEVTFRSGDVTLSGTLWLPSSAAPRAAVVLLHDADAGTRRALEPYPAFLVQQGLAVLTYDRRGAGRSSGAGQPWESGVREWADDGLAAARLLKERAGMREVGLLGFGQGAWVAVHAAARAPEVVGFLVLVSGGGDALWKQEQHRLRNEARRRGLTGPEVVDLAEHVSTLHDARLYAPEREAKALKMLDFQLKRAKRKRWFAVSPLAGREDMPLPQLLEVQRAVWRNVLSYDPAEDLARVRVPVLALLGGEDAVTPARATARALSQGLQWSGDADAGAARPQRSGEAGAGAASLYRNGESDAGAGAARPQRSGAAVAGAEATRVTVKVLPGADHRLALPPDAKQPGVETTAEDVFPVLEAWLRGLAH, via the coding sequence GTGCTGAGGACAGGCGTGCGCGTCGTGGTGGGGTTGTGCCTGCTGCCGTGGAGCGGGTTTGGACAGGCGGATGGGAGCACGGCGGCGCGGCTCGCGGGCGGGCCGGTGGATGCAGGCGTGGCGGCGCCGCTCCCGGGTGGTGCGCTCCCCTTCGCTGGCGGCTGGCTGCGTCCCGACGGCGGGCTCGTGTCCGCCGGGCATGACGAGGCGGCACCCTTCCTCATGGACTTCGCTTCTCGGCGGCGGTGGCGCCTGGAGCCGCGCGAGGCGGGCGCGTGGGGGCTCGCGGGGAGCCAGCCTCCCGCCAGCGTCACCCCCACCGCTCGAGGGACGCGGCTGGCCCTGAGTGAGGGCGGCGCCAGTGCTTCCACCGTGGAGCTGCGGCCACTGCCGCTGCGCACCGAGGAGGTCACCTTCCGGAGCGGGGACGTCACCCTCTCGGGAACACTGTGGCTGCCCTCCAGCGCGGCACCCCGGGCCGCCGTGGTGTTGCTGCACGATGCGGACGCGGGAACCCGGCGGGCGCTGGAGCCGTATCCCGCGTTCCTCGTCCAACAGGGACTGGCGGTGCTCACGTACGACCGGCGCGGCGCGGGGCGCTCCTCGGGAGCAGGCCAGCCCTGGGAGTCGGGTGTGCGCGAGTGGGCGGACGACGGGCTCGCGGCTGCGCGGTTGCTGAAGGAGCGCGCGGGAATGCGCGAGGTGGGACTGCTGGGCTTCGGCCAGGGCGCCTGGGTGGCCGTGCACGCGGCGGCGCGCGCGCCGGAGGTGGTGGGCTTCCTGGTGCTGGTGTCCGGCGGCGGGGATGCCCTGTGGAAGCAGGAGCAGCACCGCCTGCGCAACGAGGCCCGGCGGCGGGGGCTCACCGGCCCGGAGGTGGTGGACCTGGCGGAGCACGTGAGCACGCTCCACGACGCGCGCCTCTACGCCCCCGAGCGCGAGGCGAAGGCGCTGAAGATGCTCGACTTCCAGCTCAAGCGCGCGAAGCGCAAGCGCTGGTTCGCGGTGTCGCCGCTGGCGGGGCGCGAGGACATGCCGCTGCCTCAGTTACTGGAAGTCCAACGCGCGGTGTGGCGCAACGTGCTGTCCTACGACCCGGCGGAGGACCTGGCGCGGGTGCGTGTCCCGGTGCTGGCGCTCCTGGGCGGCGAGGATGCGGTGACACCTGCCCGCGCCACGGCCCGCGCGCTGTCCCAGGGGCTTCAGTGGAGCGGTGACGCCGATGCCGGAGCCGCGAGGCCCCAGCGAAGCGGTGAGGCCGGAGCAGGAGCCGCCAGTCTCTACCGAAACGGTGAGTCCGATGCCGGAGCCGGGGCCGCCAGGCCCCAGCGAAGCGGTGCAGCGGTTGCCGGCGCCGAGGCCACCCGCGTGACGGTGAAGGTGCTGCCGGGAGCGGACCACCGGCTGGCCCTGCCGCCCGACGCGAAGCAGCCGGGCGTGGAGACGACGGCGGAGGACGTGTTCCCGGTGCTGGAGGCGTGGCTGCGCGGGCTGGCGCACTGA
- a CDS encoding parallel beta-helix domain-containing protein, translating into MQRLPLSRAPRAVLLALVGLLALPACSDDEEGTGTPDAGNTIPDAGTRTDAGTDAGTDAGTDAGTDAGTTTAWPQDFSCEGKPQQTLTFNANQVQELQDAVNSLAACTTIQLGAGTFQFDNALTIRANGITVVGAGKGAQGEGTGGSASTVLDFSDAAGNTNGIDVSDAKLFTVRDVALWNAKKDALRIENSSNILVQRIRTEWAVENNESNGKYGIYPVKSSYVIIEDSEAYNAADAGIYVGQTRYAIVRRNIAKKNVAGIEIENTKFAYVQGNIAQDNTAGLVVFDLPGNPIRGTDVLVTGNTITGNNRNNFASVSASSSTVSQVPAGTGTFILASRRVEFVGNTWGDNNTVDIAVLSGLAIEPDLTLWSAGFFNFASSDVYIHGNTFQEGSGDMVDNGHPDAERRPLGALVGAVYQYGAAAAGVSLVEHLLWDGIDPAPRNESLLNPVNICFTGNTLPATTKAAIVDLDLQAVSGHLLSASPNVAAAWGETRRFTQGAAPFNCSGFSPKLALP; encoded by the coding sequence ATGCAACGTCTGCCGCTGTCGCGCGCTCCTCGCGCCGTGCTCCTGGCCCTGGTGGGTCTGCTCGCCCTTCCCGCATGCTCGGACGACGAAGAGGGCACCGGTACGCCGGATGCCGGGAACACGATTCCTGACGCGGGCACGCGGACCGATGCGGGCACCGACGCGGGGACGGACGCCGGCACCGACGCGGGGACGGACGCCGGCACCACGACGGCCTGGCCGCAGGACTTCTCCTGCGAGGGCAAGCCGCAGCAGACGCTGACCTTCAACGCCAACCAGGTGCAGGAGCTCCAGGACGCGGTGAACAGCCTGGCCGCGTGCACCACGATTCAGCTCGGCGCCGGGACGTTCCAGTTCGACAACGCCCTCACCATCCGCGCGAACGGCATCACCGTCGTCGGCGCTGGCAAGGGCGCCCAGGGCGAGGGCACGGGCGGGAGCGCCAGCACGGTGCTCGACTTCTCCGACGCCGCCGGCAACACCAACGGCATCGACGTGTCGGACGCGAAGCTGTTCACCGTGCGCGACGTGGCCCTCTGGAATGCGAAGAAGGACGCGCTGCGCATCGAGAACTCCAGCAACATCCTCGTCCAGCGCATCCGCACGGAGTGGGCGGTCGAGAACAACGAGAGCAACGGCAAGTACGGCATCTACCCGGTGAAGTCGTCCTACGTCATCATCGAGGACAGCGAGGCCTACAACGCGGCCGACGCCGGCATCTACGTGGGGCAGACGCGCTACGCCATCGTCCGCCGCAACATCGCGAAGAAGAACGTGGCGGGCATCGAAATCGAGAACACGAAGTTCGCCTACGTGCAGGGCAACATCGCGCAGGACAACACGGCGGGCCTCGTGGTGTTTGACTTGCCGGGCAACCCCATCCGGGGCACGGACGTCCTCGTGACGGGCAACACGATTACGGGGAACAACCGCAACAACTTCGCCTCCGTGTCGGCCAGCAGCAGCACCGTGTCCCAGGTGCCGGCCGGCACCGGCACGTTCATCCTCGCGTCGCGCCGGGTGGAGTTCGTCGGCAACACGTGGGGTGACAACAACACCGTCGACATCGCCGTGCTCAGCGGCCTGGCGATTGAGCCCGACCTCACGCTGTGGAGCGCCGGCTTCTTCAACTTCGCCAGCTCGGACGTCTACATCCACGGCAATACCTTCCAGGAAGGCAGCGGTGACATGGTGGACAACGGCCACCCAGACGCGGAGCGCCGGCCGCTGGGCGCGCTGGTGGGGGCCGTGTACCAGTACGGGGCCGCGGCGGCGGGCGTGTCGCTCGTGGAGCACCTGCTGTGGGACGGCATCGACCCGGCGCCGCGCAACGAGAGCCTCCTCAACCCCGTCAACATCTGCTTCACCGGCAACACGCTGCCGGCGACCACGAAGGCCGCCATTGTCGACCTGGACCTGCAGGCCGTCAGCGGGCACCTCCTGTCCGCGTCGCCCAACGTGGCCGCCGCCTGGGGCGAGACGCGCCGCTTCACCCAGGGCGCCGCGCCGTTCAACTGCTCCGGCTTCTCCCCGAAGCTGGCGCTGCCCTGA
- a CDS encoding dienelactone hydrolase family protein: MRRSLLLLLGALLLGACVRGRSAEVSREPSPTGAVSEAEFKELHTLREDAAPPRKGQEVEVAGTKAYLSLPEGAKGPLPAVLVIHEWWGLNEHIQHWADRLAANGYAALAVDLYGGKVATTRDEAMALVKTVDAARAAEVLKAAHTFLQQDERIRAPRTGSIGWCFGGGWSLRAAMALPELDAAVLYYGNPVTDPDALSTIQAAVLGIFGTKDASIPPEKVAELRQALDSAGVRHRILEFEADHAFANPSGGRYDALAASTAWQETSAFLEQHLKR; encoded by the coding sequence ATGCGCCGGAGCCTGCTGCTGCTGTTGGGAGCGCTGTTGCTGGGAGCCTGTGTCCGGGGCCGTTCCGCGGAAGTCTCGCGCGAGCCGTCACCCACGGGCGCCGTGTCCGAGGCGGAGTTCAAGGAGCTGCACACGCTGCGCGAGGACGCCGCGCCGCCGCGCAAGGGGCAGGAGGTGGAGGTGGCCGGGACGAAGGCGTACCTGAGCCTGCCCGAGGGCGCGAAGGGGCCGCTGCCGGCCGTGCTGGTCATCCACGAGTGGTGGGGGCTCAACGAGCACATCCAGCACTGGGCGGACCGGCTGGCGGCGAACGGGTATGCGGCGCTGGCGGTGGACCTGTACGGCGGCAAGGTGGCCACCACGCGCGACGAGGCGATGGCGCTGGTGAAGACGGTGGATGCGGCGCGCGCGGCGGAGGTGCTGAAGGCGGCGCACACGTTCCTCCAGCAGGACGAGCGCATACGGGCGCCGCGCACGGGGAGCATCGGCTGGTGCTTCGGGGGCGGCTGGTCGCTGCGCGCGGCCATGGCCCTGCCGGAGCTGGACGCGGCGGTCCTCTATTACGGCAACCCGGTGACGGACCCGGACGCGCTCTCCACCATCCAGGCGGCGGTGCTGGGCATCTTCGGGACGAAGGACGCGTCCATTCCGCCGGAGAAGGTGGCGGAGCTGCGGCAGGCGCTGGACTCGGCGGGTGTGCGGCACCGCATCCTGGAGTTCGAGGCGGACCACGCCTTCGCCAACCCGTCCGGTGGTCGCTACGACGCGCTCGCCGCGTCCACGGCGTGGCAGGAGACATCCGCGTTCCTGGAGCAGCACCTGAAGCGCTGA
- a CDS encoding DUF1552 domain-containing protein, with amino-acid sequence MSKKFQLSRRTLLRGAGALMALPVLEQMLPGTARAATGPVPRRLAVFYTPNGIHMPKWTPTGTGANWALTPTLAPLAAVKSDLLVLSGLANFPGLPDGDGHHAAGTAAFLSCAKAFKTEGTDFKAGISMDQVIARSLAARKATRFASLELGNDAGKGIGNCDSGYACPYANNIAWAGPTTPVAKETRPKAAFDRLFAGFDPGASQATVEKRRAYGKSIIDFVREDANSLKTQLGSSDLRKLDEYFTSVRDLEKQVEAIEADGPSCNPGTAPADNEDPRVKTKAMMDLIVLAFQCDLTRVATFMLANARSNKVYGFLGLSGGHHTYSHHQKVQANYDALSIIDRWEVEQYAYLLQRMKGIQEADGKTLLDNSMVYFSSEVADGNSHEHKNLPVLLAGSGGGALTPGRHVRYNGAPLANLYISLMQAMGVSGITTFGDNGTGPLPDLK; translated from the coding sequence ATGAGCAAGAAGTTCCAACTCTCCCGGAGGACCCTCCTGCGCGGAGCGGGAGCGCTGATGGCCCTCCCCGTGCTCGAACAGATGCTGCCCGGGACGGCCCGGGCAGCCACCGGCCCCGTGCCCCGGCGCCTGGCCGTCTTCTACACGCCCAATGGCATCCACATGCCGAAGTGGACGCCCACGGGCACCGGCGCGAACTGGGCGCTCACGCCCACGCTGGCACCGCTGGCCGCGGTGAAGAGCGACCTGCTCGTCCTCAGCGGACTGGCCAACTTCCCCGGCCTGCCGGATGGGGACGGCCACCATGCCGCCGGCACCGCCGCCTTCCTGAGCTGCGCCAAGGCCTTCAAGACGGAGGGCACCGACTTCAAGGCGGGCATCTCCATGGACCAGGTCATCGCCAGGAGCCTGGCGGCGCGGAAGGCGACGCGCTTCGCCTCGCTGGAGCTGGGCAACGACGCCGGCAAGGGCATTGGCAACTGCGACTCCGGCTATGCCTGCCCCTACGCCAACAACATCGCCTGGGCGGGGCCCACCACGCCCGTGGCCAAGGAGACGCGTCCCAAGGCGGCGTTCGACCGGCTCTTCGCGGGCTTCGACCCGGGAGCCTCCCAGGCCACGGTGGAGAAGCGGCGCGCGTACGGGAAGAGCATCATCGACTTCGTGCGGGAGGACGCCAACTCGCTGAAGACGCAGCTCGGCAGCTCGGACCTGCGCAAGCTGGACGAGTACTTCACCAGCGTGCGGGACTTGGAGAAGCAGGTGGAGGCGATTGAAGCGGACGGGCCTTCCTGCAACCCGGGCACGGCGCCCGCGGACAACGAGGACCCGCGCGTGAAGACGAAGGCGATGATGGACCTCATCGTCCTCGCCTTCCAGTGCGACCTCACCCGCGTCGCCACCTTCATGCTGGCCAATGCGCGCAGCAACAAGGTGTATGGATTCCTCGGCCTCAGCGGCGGGCACCACACGTACTCGCACCACCAGAAGGTGCAGGCCAACTACGACGCGCTCTCCATCATCGACCGGTGGGAGGTGGAGCAGTACGCCTACCTGCTGCAGCGCATGAAGGGCATCCAGGAGGCGGACGGGAAGACGCTGCTCGACAACTCGATGGTGTACTTCTCCAGCGAAGTGGCCGACGGCAACTCGCACGAGCACAAGAACCTGCCCGTCCTCCTCGCCGGCAGCGGCGGCGGCGCGCTCACTCCGGGCCGCCATGTCCGCTACAACGGGGCCCCGCTCGCCAACCTCTACATCTCCCTGATGCAGGCCATGGGCGTGTCCGGCATCACCACCTTCGGGGACAACGGGACTGGCCCCCTGCCCGACCTCAAGTAG
- a CDS encoding CAP domain-containing protein translates to MSRPSLRHLLALAILAPWLATGCEADEPTPDEDTTPDPSTLPPFARDMLDTHNEVRAGVSSPRPSPALEPLGWSTAAETVAKKHVEKCEWGHNSERGNLGENIAAATPDYWDTEGVVMAWADEVADYNYENNSCATGKQCGHYTQVVWRATTRVGCATKVCTQNSPFGAQAPTWQYWVCNYDPPGNYRGQKPY, encoded by the coding sequence ATGTCCCGCCCCTCCCTCCGACACCTGCTGGCCCTGGCCATCCTCGCTCCGTGGCTGGCCACCGGCTGCGAAGCCGATGAGCCCACCCCGGACGAAGACACCACCCCGGACCCGTCCACGCTGCCCCCGTTCGCGCGCGACATGCTCGACACCCACAACGAGGTGCGGGCAGGGGTGAGCTCGCCCAGGCCGAGCCCGGCGCTGGAGCCCCTGGGCTGGAGCACGGCCGCGGAGACCGTGGCGAAGAAGCATGTGGAGAAGTGCGAATGGGGGCACAACTCCGAGCGCGGCAACCTGGGCGAGAACATCGCCGCCGCCACCCCCGACTACTGGGACACGGAGGGCGTGGTGATGGCGTGGGCGGACGAGGTGGCGGACTACAACTACGAGAACAACTCCTGCGCGACGGGCAAGCAGTGCGGCCACTACACGCAGGTGGTGTGGCGAGCCACGACGCGCGTGGGCTGCGCCACGAAGGTGTGCACGCAGAACTCACCCTTCGGCGCTCAGGCGCCGACGTGGCAGTACTGGGTGTGCAACTACGACCCGCCGGGTAACTACCGGGGCCAGAAGCCTTACTGA
- a CDS encoding FKBP-type peptidyl-prolyl cis-trans isomerase, with amino-acid sequence MRKTWLVATMLVLTGCPPAKDDKAAGGGTTTTTGSAAAGNASNPQTEEQKTLYALGLSIGRSISVFDMTPEELEYVKAGITTQVKGEKSPVDMETYGPKLQELARTRSTRKAEQEKEKSKKFLEDAAKESGATKTESGLVYKELTAGTGAQPQASDIVKVHYKGTLTNGTEFDSSYKRGEPTQFPLQGVIKCWTEGVQKMKVGGKAKLTCPSDIAYGDRGAPPNIPGGAALVFEVELLEIVKAPEMPQGMPGMGTPPTGAPQGKPTPPPAPKK; translated from the coding sequence ATGCGGAAGACGTGGCTGGTCGCGACGATGCTGGTGCTGACGGGCTGCCCGCCGGCGAAGGACGACAAGGCGGCCGGCGGTGGCACCACCACCACCACCGGCAGCGCGGCCGCTGGCAACGCCAGCAACCCGCAGACCGAGGAGCAGAAGACGCTGTACGCGCTGGGCCTGTCCATCGGCCGCAGCATCAGCGTGTTCGACATGACTCCCGAGGAGCTCGAGTACGTCAAGGCGGGCATCACCACCCAGGTGAAGGGTGAGAAGTCCCCGGTCGACATGGAGACGTACGGGCCGAAGCTGCAGGAGCTGGCGCGCACGCGCAGCACGCGCAAGGCCGAGCAGGAGAAGGAGAAGTCGAAGAAGTTCCTGGAGGACGCCGCCAAGGAGTCCGGCGCCACGAAGACCGAGTCCGGCCTCGTCTACAAGGAGCTGACCGCCGGTACCGGTGCGCAGCCCCAGGCGTCGGACATCGTGAAGGTGCACTACAAGGGCACGCTGACGAACGGCACCGAGTTCGACAGCTCCTACAAGCGTGGCGAGCCCACGCAGTTCCCGCTCCAGGGCGTCATCAAGTGCTGGACCGAGGGCGTGCAGAAGATGAAGGTCGGCGGCAAGGCGAAGCTGACCTGCCCGTCGGACATCGCCTACGGCGACCGTGGCGCCCCGCCGAACATCCCGGGCGGCGCGGCCCTGGTGTTCGAGGTGGAGCTGCTGGAGATTGTGAAGGCGCCTGAGATGCCGCAGGGCATGCCGGGCATGGGCACGCCTCCGACGGGCGCGCCGCAGGGCAAGCCGACGCCTCCTCCGGCGCCGAAGAAGTAG
- a CDS encoding SO2930 family diheme c-type cytochrome, whose translation MRKPYSYGLGLAAVLLTAAMASCSGGEDPPPPGVDAGSNGTEDSGTLPVDSGTPDAGVDAGVDSGTPDAGDDAGTPDAGPGLPDGSVVIPTSLADLGLFTGSPATGGLQPVQGNIPYELTTPLFSDYALKFRTLYIPPGKTAAYRANDLLDLPVGTLITKTFSFPADLREPEKNVRVIETRVLVRQPGGWEAYPYFWNAEQTAATLAVGGRVVRDIELIDEAGVTRKFDYLVPSKNQCSMCHHVLDSSQNQVLLPIGVKARYLNRDYVYGGQPANQLQYLADLGKLTGLPASNVPRAPDAFNPAEAELGLRARTYLDINCAHCHRENATAGDTSRMFLDLDSTATLNLNMGVCKRPGSAGSGVGGEFDIVPGDHSVSILWYRLHTEESGKMMPQIGRALRHDQGSSLIADWIDSMPARSCK comes from the coding sequence ATGCGTAAGCCGTACAGCTACGGACTCGGACTCGCCGCGGTGCTGCTGACCGCGGCGATGGCCTCGTGCTCCGGTGGCGAGGACCCGCCTCCCCCGGGCGTCGACGCGGGGAGCAACGGCACCGAGGACTCCGGCACCCTGCCGGTGGACAGTGGCACGCCGGACGCCGGGGTGGATGCCGGCGTGGACAGCGGCACCCCGGATGCCGGCGACGACGCGGGCACTCCGGACGCCGGCCCGGGGCTGCCGGATGGCTCGGTGGTCATCCCCACGAGCCTGGCGGACCTGGGACTCTTCACCGGCAGCCCCGCGACGGGCGGGCTCCAGCCGGTGCAGGGCAACATCCCCTATGAGCTGACCACGCCGCTGTTCTCCGACTACGCGCTCAAGTTCCGCACGCTCTACATCCCCCCGGGGAAGACGGCCGCCTACCGCGCCAATGACTTGCTGGATTTGCCGGTGGGCACCCTCATCACCAAGACGTTCTCCTTCCCCGCGGACCTGCGCGAGCCGGAGAAGAACGTGCGCGTCATCGAGACGCGCGTGCTGGTGCGGCAGCCCGGCGGCTGGGAGGCGTACCCGTACTTCTGGAACGCCGAGCAGACGGCGGCCACGCTGGCCGTCGGTGGCCGCGTCGTCCGGGACATCGAGCTCATCGACGAGGCCGGTGTCACCCGGAAGTTCGACTACCTGGTGCCCAGCAAGAACCAGTGCAGCATGTGCCACCACGTCCTGGACTCGTCACAGAACCAGGTCCTGCTGCCCATTGGCGTGAAGGCCCGCTATCTCAACCGGGACTACGTCTACGGTGGGCAGCCGGCGAACCAGCTCCAGTACCTGGCGGACCTGGGGAAGCTGACGGGGCTGCCCGCGTCCAACGTGCCGCGCGCGCCGGACGCGTTCAACCCCGCGGAGGCGGAGCTGGGCTTGAGGGCTCGCACCTACCTGGACATCAACTGCGCGCACTGCCACCGGGAGAATGCGACGGCGGGGGACACCAGCCGCATGTTCCTCGACCTCGACAGCACGGCGACGCTCAACCTGAACATGGGCGTCTGCAAGCGGCCGGGCTCGGCGGGCAGTGGCGTGGGGGGCGAGTTCGACATCGTCCCCGGCGACCACTCGGTGTCCATCCTCTGGTACCGGCTGCACACCGAGGAGTCCGGAAAGATGATGCCGCAGATTGGCCGTGCGCTGCGGCACGACCAGGGCTCCAGCCTCATCGCCGACTGGATTGATTCCATGCCGGCCCGCTCCTGCAAGTAG